A part of Paenibacillus sp. sptzw28 genomic DNA contains:
- a CDS encoding heme A synthase: MHDVPSFTFSTWYLSNGFDIIVRLILHGSKVIALISNRYRALAMATCIGMFLVLVAGSLVTNTDSGRGCGDDWPLCHGKFIPAHTLESLIEYSHRLITGFVGLLVLAVFIATLMFYRRYTEAVVYVSAAGFFTLLQAVLGAIAVVWPQSAAVLALHFGFSILAFVSTLLLLMWANRMRRGHGIDKPAAAVPRSVFRLVLASLIYSYVVVYIGAFVRHTDSAGGCLGWPLCNGKFIPVWEGATRIVFTHRVAAMILLLFIGWVWLYVRRVCTDNLELKKSANIAFILICAQVLSGALLTVTITDEDWFVFTSILHNVIISILFGILTDLMIRAWKWREGRGRE; encoded by the coding sequence ATGCATGATGTGCCTTCGTTCACATTTTCAACATGGTATTTGTCGAATGGTTTCGATATAATTGTGAGGTTGATTCTTCACGGAAGTAAGGTGATCGCTTTGATTTCAAATCGTTACCGCGCGCTCGCCATGGCGACGTGCATCGGAATGTTTCTAGTGCTGGTCGCCGGTTCGCTTGTCACGAACACCGATTCCGGCCGCGGCTGCGGAGATGATTGGCCGCTTTGCCACGGTAAATTTATTCCGGCTCATACATTGGAATCTTTAATTGAATACTCTCACCGTTTGATTACCGGCTTTGTCGGACTGCTGGTGCTCGCTGTTTTTATAGCGACTCTTATGTTCTACCGGCGGTATACGGAAGCAGTTGTTTATGTCAGCGCTGCAGGATTCTTCACGTTGCTGCAGGCTGTGCTTGGAGCGATCGCCGTCGTTTGGCCGCAATCGGCTGCGGTCTTGGCTCTGCATTTCGGATTTTCCATATTGGCCTTTGTCAGTACCTTGCTGCTGCTTATGTGGGCCAACCGGATGAGGCGAGGCCATGGAATAGACAAGCCTGCGGCGGCTGTGCCGCGATCAGTGTTTCGGCTCGTCCTGGCATCGCTGATATATAGTTACGTGGTAGTATATATTGGTGCATTTGTGCGCCATACCGATTCCGCTGGCGGCTGTTTGGGATGGCCGCTCTGCAACGGTAAATTTATTCCCGTTTGGGAAGGCGCGACGCGAATAGTATTTACTCACCGGGTGGCGGCCATGATTCTGCTGCTGTTTATCGGCTGGGTCTGGTTGTATGTAAGGCGCGTTTGCACAGATAATCTGGAGCTTAAGAAATCGGCGAACATCGCATTCATCCTTATTTGCGCTCAAGTGCTTAGCGGCGCGCTGCTAACCGTAACCATCACGGATGAAGATTGGTTCGTGTTTACGAGTATACTCCATAATGTTATTATTTCCATCTTGTTCGGCATTCTTACCGACTTGATGATTCGAGCTTGGAAATGGCGGGAAGGACGGGGTAGAGAATGA
- a CDS encoding co-chaperone YbbN, which produces MDMIQTDEAFRHAVGSEQLTVAVFKTTWCKDCHFIEPFMPELEEKYDGRIRFVQVDRDDLPDLCSELNILGIPSFIAFRNNRELIRFVSKLRKSREEIEEFLDRALQVAEALKS; this is translated from the coding sequence ATGGATATGATTCAAACCGATGAAGCTTTCCGTCATGCAGTCGGTTCCGAGCAATTGACCGTTGCAGTATTCAAGACGACCTGGTGCAAGGATTGTCACTTTATTGAACCGTTTATGCCGGAGCTTGAAGAAAAGTACGACGGCCGCATCCGATTCGTCCAGGTGGACCGCGATGATTTGCCGGACCTATGCAGCGAGTTGAATATTCTTGGCATACCAAGCTTCATCGCATTTCGAAACAACCGGGAGCTGATCAGGTTTGTCAGCAAGCTGCGGAAGTCGCGCGAGGAAATCGAAGAGTTTCTGGACCGCGCGCTGCAGGTGGCTGAGGCGCTGAAGAGCTGA
- a CDS encoding copper amine oxidase N-terminal domain-containing protein, with amino-acid sequence MKTWRWSKKTIGIVLLALVLVVVAGCQAVGGVDFNQMLKQSIQVSSFEGKETVEFKLLLKDDALKDIPAEEAELLQLFSSIKLQLDSVKLSDSTHMSIAGKLELGDKSIGFSMKMNEELVEIAIEGAKKPIVLHLNEGMFAEDQPSVENAPDQSSAAEAGKQIIDIVSGYAINNLPNPTNLSVNAGEETVNGETVNGMHIKTELNGKEIWNWIGTYVDALINDKEGLKTMLSALLDALESQNGSLQAAAGESIFGSLPEADEKADAVQKAADNIVEMLTQFKDEMKQAEKDDPESINQVFNEQTYIKADMFIDNKLDIRKSTIEAAVKPESDETGEDFAGMPIEGIWLKISGESWNVNGTVTPDAPVQSENSLDAADLLTMEGYQILRQFNSDSVIYGLLRNQLHITKQTVMLHPEYSSSRPIKTPAGITLIPLRDTASGFGATLTKDSAAGTINVYDEATNTTIKVKVGSNQASINGKKVKWAFPTTLIKGVTYVPARDFTKALGGTVSWQDQYGDQMLVIVREP; translated from the coding sequence TTGAAAACGTGGAGATGGAGTAAGAAAACGATTGGGATTGTACTACTTGCGCTTGTCCTTGTGGTGGTTGCCGGCTGTCAGGCAGTAGGAGGCGTCGACTTCAACCAAATGTTGAAGCAGTCCATCCAGGTAAGTTCTTTTGAAGGTAAAGAAACGGTGGAATTCAAGCTGCTGCTTAAAGATGATGCGCTGAAGGATATACCGGCGGAGGAAGCGGAGCTGCTCCAGCTTTTCTCGTCAATTAAATTGCAGCTGGATAGTGTAAAATTATCAGATTCGACTCATATGTCCATAGCCGGTAAGCTGGAATTGGGAGATAAAAGCATCGGATTTTCGATGAAGATGAACGAAGAGCTTGTGGAAATTGCTATAGAAGGCGCCAAGAAACCGATCGTGCTTCATTTGAATGAAGGCATGTTTGCGGAGGATCAGCCTTCGGTCGAAAATGCGCCGGATCAGTCGTCGGCTGCGGAAGCCGGCAAACAAATCATTGATATTGTCAGCGGCTATGCGATCAATAATTTGCCTAACCCGACTAACCTGTCCGTCAACGCGGGAGAAGAAACCGTGAACGGCGAAACCGTGAACGGCATGCATATTAAAACCGAGCTGAACGGCAAAGAAATATGGAATTGGATAGGAACGTATGTAGACGCACTCATTAATGATAAAGAAGGACTTAAGACGATGCTCTCCGCGCTGCTGGATGCGCTGGAGAGCCAGAACGGTTCGCTTCAAGCGGCAGCTGGAGAAAGCATCTTCGGTTCGCTTCCGGAGGCGGACGAGAAGGCGGACGCCGTTCAGAAAGCGGCAGATAACATAGTCGAAATGCTGACACAATTCAAGGATGAAATGAAACAAGCGGAGAAGGATGACCCGGAATCGATCAATCAAGTGTTCAACGAGCAAACATATATTAAGGCAGATATGTTTATTGACAATAAGCTTGATATCCGCAAATCGACCATTGAAGCGGCCGTAAAACCGGAATCGGACGAAACCGGAGAAGATTTCGCAGGTATGCCGATCGAGGGAATCTGGCTAAAAATTTCCGGTGAATCCTGGAACGTGAACGGTACTGTAACGCCGGATGCTCCGGTCCAATCCGAGAATTCCCTCGATGCCGCGGATTTGTTAACGATGGAAGGTTATCAAATTCTTCGACAATTTAACAGCGACTCGGTAATATATGGATTGCTGCGGAATCAATTGCATATTACGAAGCAGACGGTGATGCTGCATCCGGAATACAGCAGCAGCAGGCCTATAAAGACGCCTGCCGGCATAACGCTCATTCCCCTGCGCGATACGGCATCCGGATTCGGCGCGACTTTGACTAAAGATTCGGCGGCTGGTACGATTAACGTGTATGACGAAGCGACCAACACGACGATAAAGGTGAAGGTTGGAAGCAACCAGGCAAGTATTAACGGAAAGAAAGTGAAGTGGGCATTCCCGACGACACTGATTAAAGGCGTGACTTATGTTCCCGCCAGGGACTTTACGAAGGCGCTAGGCGGTACGGTCAGTTGGCAGGATCAGTACGGCGACCAAATGTTGGTTATTGTCCGGGAGCCTTAA